One part of the Homo sapiens chromosome 19, GRCh38.p14 Primary Assembly genome encodes these proteins:
- the SHANK1 gene encoding SH3 and multiple ankyrin repeat domains protein 1 isoform X3, whose translation MALSAVGGGGLGGGPGGSSLPQPPPALSSSWPALGPRRRSVWYIYSDYIIKEKTVLLQKKDSEGFGFVLRGAKAQTPIEEFTPTPAFPALQYLESVDEGGVAWRAGLRMGDFLIEVNGQNVVKVGHRQVVNMIRQGGNTLMVKVVMVTRHPDMDEAVHKKAPQQAKRLPPPTISLRSKSMTSELEEMEYEQQPAPVPSMEKKRTVYQMALNKLDEILAAAQQTISASESPGPGGLASLGKHRPKGFFATESSFDPHHRAQPSYERPSFLPPGPGLMLRQKSIGAAEDDRPYLAPPAMKFSRSLSVPGSEDIPPPPTTSPPEPPYSTPPVPSSSGRLTPSPRGGPFNPGSGGPLPASSPASFDGPSPPDTRVGSREKSLYHSGPLPPAHHHPPHHHHHHAPPPQPHHHHAHPPHPPEMETGGSPDDPPPRLALGPQPSLRGWRGGGPSPTPGAPSPSHHGSAGGGGGSSQGPALRYFQLPPRAASAAMYVPARSGRGRKGPLVKQTKVEGEPQKGGGLPPAPSPTSPASPQPPPAVAAPSEKNSIPIPTIIIKAPSTSSSGRSSQGSSTEAEPPTQPEPTGGGGGGGSSPSPAPAMSPVPPSPSPVPTPASPSGPATLDFTSQFGAALVGAARREGGWQNEARRRSTLFLSTDAGDEDGGDGGLGTGAAPGPRLRHSKSIDEGMFSAEPYLRLESAGSGAGYGGYGAGSRAYGGGGGSSAFTSFLPPRPLVHPLTGKALDPASPLGLALAARERALKESSEGGGAPQPPPRPPSPRYEAPPPTPHHHSPHAHHEPVLRLWGASPPDPARRELGYRAGLGSQEKSLPASPPAARRSLLHRLPPTAPGVGPLLLQLGTEPPAPHPGVSKPWRSAAPEEPERLPLHVRFLENCQPRAPVTSGRGPPSEDGPGVPPPSPRRSVPPSPTSPRASEENGLPLLVLPPPAPSVDVEDGEFLFVEPLPPPLEFSNSFEKPESPLTPGPPHPLPDTPAPATPLPPVPPPAVAAAPPTLDSTASSLTSYDSEVATLTQGASAAPGDPHPPGPPAPAAPAPAAPQPGPDPPPGTDSGIEEVDSRSSSDHPLETISSASTLSSLSAEGGGSAGGGGGAGAGVASGPELLDTYVAYLDGQAFGGSSTPGPPYPPQLMTPSKLRGRALGASGGLRPGPSGGLRDPVTPTSPTVSVTGAGTDGLLALRACSGPPTAGVAGGPVAVEPEVPPVPLPTASSLPRKLLPWEEGPGPPPPPLPGPLAQPQASALATVKASIISELSSKLQQFGGSSAAGGALPWARGGSGGGGDSHHGGASYVPERTSSLQRQRLSDDSQSSLLSKPVSSLFQNWPKPPLPPLPTGTGVSPTAAAAPGATSPSASSSSTSTRHLQGVEFEMRPPLLRRAPSPSLLPASEHKVSPAPRPSSLPILPSGPLYPGLFDIRGSPTGGAGGSADPFAPVFVPPHPGISGGLGGALSGASRSLSPTRLLSLPPDKPFGAKPLGFWTKFDVADWLEWLGLAEHRAQFLDHEIDGSHLPALTKEDYVDLGVTRVGHRMNIDRALKFFLER comes from the exons ATGGCTTTGTCTGCGGTCGGCGGCGGGGGTCTCGGGGGCGGCCCCGGTGGGAGCTCCCTGCCGCAGCCGCCCCCCGCGCTGTCCTCCAGCTGGCCAGCCCTGGGGCCCCGGCGGCGCAGCGTCTGGTACATCTACAG CGATTACATCATTAAGGAGAAGACAGTCTTGCTGCAGAAGAAGGACAGTGAGGGGTTTGGGTTCGTGCTCCGGGGGGCCAAGG CGCAGACCCCCATCGAGGAGTTCACCCCCACCCCGGCCTTCCCGGCGCTGCAGTACCTGGAGTCGGTGGACGAGGGTGGCGTGGCATGGCGAGCTGGACTGCGAATGGGAGACTTCCTCATCGAG GTGAACGGGCAGAATGTGGTGAAGGTCGGCCACCGACAGGTGGTGAACATGATCCGCCAAGGGGGCAACACGCTGATGGTGAAGGTGGTGATGGTCACCAGGCACCCGGACATGGATGAGGCAGTGCACAAGAAAG CACCCCAGCAGGCCAAGCGGCTGCCGCCCCCAACCATCTCCCTGCGTTCCAAATCTATGACCTCAGAGCTGGAGGAGATGG AGTACGAGCAGCAGCCGGCGCCGGTGCCCAGCATGGAGAAAAAGCGGACCGTGTATCAGATGGCTCTCA ACAAACTGGACGAAATCCTGGCCGCAGCTCAACAGACCATCAGTGCAAGCGAAAGCCCTGGTCCCGGTGGCCTCGCGTCCCTGGGCAAACACCGACCCAAAGGTTTCTTTGCCACTGAG TCGAGCTTCGAtccccaccaccgtgcccagccaagttacGAGCGTCCTTCTTTCCTGCCTCCAGGACCTGGGTTGATGCTCCGGCAAAAATCTATCG GTGCGGCAGAAGATGACAGACCTTACCTAGCACCCCCAGCCATGAAATTCAGCCGCAGCCTGTCTGTGCCTGGTTCGGAGGACATTCCCCCGCCACCCACCACGTCCCCACCGGAGCCTCCCTACAGCACACCTCCAGTCCCCTCCTCCTCAGGGCGCCTCACCCCCTCCCCTCGGGGAGGGCCCTTCAACCCTGGCTCTGGTGGCCCCCTCCCCGCCTCCTCCCCTGCATCCTTTGACGGGCCCTCCCCTCCCGACACTCGCGTGGGGAGCCGCGAGAAGAGCCTGTACCACAGTGGGCCCCTGCCCCCGGCCCACCACCACccgccccaccaccaccaccaccacgccccgccccctcagccccaccaccaccacgcccacccccCTCATCCTCCCGAGATGGAGACAGGCGGCTCTCCCGACGACCCTCCACCCCGCCTGGCTCTGgggccccagcccagcctgcGAGGCTGGAGGGGCGGCGGGCCCAGCCCGACCCCGGGGGCCCCGTCCCCATCGCACCACGGCAGCGCGGGCGGGGGCGGCGGCTCCTCCCAGGGCCCGGCTCTACGCTATTTCCAGCTGCCCCCGCGGGCGGCCAGCGCAGCCATGTACGTGCCCGCCCGCTCGGGCCGCGGCCGCAAGGGCCCGCTGGTCAAGCAGACCAAGGTGGAAGGCGAGCCCCAGAAGGGCGGCGGCCTCCCGCCCGCGCCGTCGCCCACGTCCCCGGCCTCCCCGCAGCCGCCGCCCGCCGTGGCCGCGCCCTCGGAGAAGAActccatccccatccccaccatCATCATCAAGGCCCCGTCCACCAGTAGCAGCGGCCGCAGCAGCCAGGGCAGCAGCACCGAGGCGGAGCCCCCCACCCAGCCGGAGCCCacgggaggcggcggcggcggcggctcctcGCCCAGCCCCGCCCCGGCCATGTCACCCGTGCCCCCGTCCCCCTCGCCCGTGCCCACCCCCGCCTCGCCCAGCGGCCCGGCCACGCTGGACTTCACGAGCCAGTTCGGGGCCGCCCTGGTGGGGGCGGCCCGGAGGGAGGGGGGCTGGCAGAATGAGGCGCGCCGGCGCTCCACGCTGTTCCTGTCCACCGACGCGGGGGACGAGGACGGCGGGGACGgcgggctgggcacaggggcGGCCCCGGGCCCGCGGCTGCGCCACTCCAAATCCATCGACGAGGGCATGTTCTCCGCCGAGCCCTACCTCCGACTGGAGTCTGCGGGCAGCGGCGCGGGCTACGGCGGCTACGGGGCCGGTAGCCGAGCCTACGGGGGTGGCGGGGGCAGCAGCGCCTTCACCAGCTTCCTGCCCCCGCGACCCCTGGTGCACCCGCTGACCGGCAAGGCCCTGGATCCCGCCTCCCCGCTGGGGCTGGCCCTGGCCGCCCGCGAGCGAGCGCTGAAGGAGTCCTCGGAGGGCGGCGGGGCCCCCCAGCCGCCTCCCAGGCCCCCATCGCCCCGCTACGAGGCCCCGCCGCCCACCCCGCACCACCACTCGCCCCACGCCCACCACGAGCCAGTGCTGCGTCTCTGGGGGGCCTCCCCGCCGGACCCTGCGCGCCGGGAGCTGGGGTACAGGGCCGGGCTGGGCAGCCAGGAGAAGTCCCTTCCCGCCAGCCCGCCCGCCGCCCGGCGTTCCCTGCTACACCGCCTGCCGCCCACCGCTCCCGGGGTGGGGCCCCTCCTGCTGCAGCTGGGGACGGAGCCCCCGGCCCCGCACCCCGGAGTAAGCAAGCCCTGGAGGTCCGCAGCCCCCGAAGAACCCGAGCGGCTGCCGCTGCACGTGCGGTTCCTTGAAAACTGCCAGCCCCGGGCCCCTGTGACGAGCGGAAGGGGTCCCCCCTCGGAGGACGGGCCGGGGGTCCCGCCGCCCAGCCCACGCCGGTCCGTGCCCCCCTCCCCGACCTCCCCGAGGGCCAGCGAAGAGAACGGGCTGCCCCTGCTGGTCCTGCCGCCTCCCGCCCCCTCGGTGGATGTGGAAGATGGCGAATTCCTTTTCGTGGAACCGCTGCCTCCGCCTCTGGAATTCTCCAACAGCTTCGAAAAGCCAGAGTCGCCCCTCACGCCTGGGCCTCCCCACCCGCTGCCCGACACACCTGCCCCTGCCACCCCGTTACCCCCTGTGCCACCCCCGGCTGTGGCCGCAGCCCCTCCCACCCTGGACTCCACCGCATCCAGCCTGACATCCTATGACAGCGAGGTGGCCACCCTGACCCAGGGGGCCTCCGCCGCTCCTGGGGACCCCCATCCACCAGGCCCGCCTGCCCCAGCAGCACCGGCTCCCGCTGCCCCACAGCCTGGCCCGGACCCTCCGCCTGGCACGGATTCTGGCATCGAGGAGGTGGACAGTCGGAGCAGCAGTGACCACCCACTGGAGACCATCAGCAGCGCCTCCACGCTGAGCAGCCTATCTGCCGAAGGTGGTGGCAGCgcagggggtgggggcggggctggggCCGGTGTGGCCAGTGGGCCGGAGCTTCTGGACACCTATGTGGCCTACCTGGACGGCCAGGCCTTTGGGGGCAGCAGTACTCCCGGCCCGCCATACCCTCCTCAGCTCATGACTCCCTCTAAGCTCCGGGGCCGGGCGCTAGGAGCCAGCGGAGGCCTGCGGCCTGGCCCCAGCGGGGGACTCCGAGACCCTGTTACCCCCACCAGCCCCACCGTCTCGGTGACAGGGGCTGGAACCGATGGGCTGCTGGCCCTGCGTGCTTGTTCAGGACCCCCCACGGCAGGCGTGGCGGGGGGTCCGGTGGCTGTAGAGCCAGAAGTCCCACCGGTGCCCTTGCCGACGGCCTCCTCTCTGCCCCGGAAGCTGCTGCCCTGGGAGGAGGGCCCGGGCCCACCGCCACCACCTCTGCCCGGGCCCTTGGCCCAGCCTCAGGCCTCAGCCTTGGCCACAGTAAAAGCCAGCATCATCAGTGAACTCAGCTCCAAGCTTCAGCAGTTTGGGGGCTCCTCGGCAGCTGGCGGCGCTCTGCCCTGGGCCCGAGGAGGCAGTGGGGGAGGCGGAGACAGCCACCACGGGGGAGCCAGCTATGTCCCCGAGAGGACCTCCTCCCTGCAGCGGCAGAG ACTCTCCGACGACTCCCAGTCCTCACTCCTCTCCAAGCCTGTCAGCAGCCTGTTTCAGAACTGGCCCAAACCACCTCTGCCGCCACTCCCCACCGGAACAGGGGTCTCCCCTACAGCCGCTGCGGCCCCAGGGGCCACCtcaccctcagcctcctcctcctccacgtCCACCCGCCACCTCCAGGGCGTGGAGTTCGAGATGCGGCCCCCTCTGCTCCGCCGGGCCCCCAGCCCCTCGCTGCTGCCCGCCTCGGAGCACAAGGTCAGCCCTGCGCCCAGGCCCTCGTCCCTGCCCATCCTGCCTTCCGGACCCCTCTACCCAGGCCTCTTTGACATCCGTGGCTCCCCAACTGGAGGGGCAGGAGGCTCGGCTGACCCCTTCGCCCCAGTCTTTGTGCCGCCACACCCGGGGATATCCGGGGGGCTCGGGGGAGCCTTGTCAGGGGCCTCGCGCTCCCTCTCACCGACCCGCCTGCTCTCGCTGCCCCCGGACAAGCCGTTTGGCGCTAAACCTCTGGGGTTCTGGACCAAGTTCGACGTGGCTGattggctggagtggctgggttTGGCGGAGCACCGAGCCCAGTTCCTGGACCACGAGATCGATGGCTCCCACCTGCCCGCCTTGACCAAGGAGGACTACGTCGATCTAGGTGTGACCAGGGTGGGCCACCGCATGAACATCGACCGGGCTCTCAAATTCTTCCTGGAGAGGTGA